The Lentisphaera araneosa HTCC2155 genome has a segment encoding these proteins:
- a CDS encoding SGNH/GDSL hydrolase family protein, with protein MRAISIVILSVVGLAMPVAAQDCSFSAFDKAAKKGERLTVAFFGASLTWGACASDQSRTSYRARIAEKLQEKYPEAHFTFIDGAIGGTRSNLGVFRLQRDCLKYKPDLVFLDFSANDNIYSDDPETLAAYESLVRRIITEGKAALVQVIFPFPWDYNPGRTLEKMRGRTAHLKIAEAYHVPVGDAVLHIKKLVDTDRNTIDKIWEYYTDLSNGHPGDYGYQVFADVAWQAFQKGISENMTCTPPAKMLNKDIYMTWSRNRLSQLRALPKGWKVTYPSITSAWYDAYMPRWLDDVVSAKNMDVKKDKKTKETITNKLLVEPLIVKFKAESVLIFGEETIKSGKYEAFVDGKPCTWSRKKKTIFDASSKRFGGNCQHYQLLMTDLDPNTIHTLEIRPILSKDEAQELRIESICLAGGEAGVLER; from the coding sequence ATGAGAGCTATTTCAATTGTTATTTTGTCAGTTGTCGGATTAGCCATGCCTGTTGCTGCACAGGATTGTTCCTTTTCTGCTTTTGATAAAGCCGCAAAAAAAGGGGAGCGACTGACGGTTGCTTTCTTTGGAGCATCTCTAACGTGGGGAGCCTGTGCCAGCGACCAATCTCGCACTTCATACAGGGCGAGAATAGCGGAAAAGCTGCAAGAGAAATATCCAGAAGCGCACTTTACCTTCATTGATGGTGCTATTGGTGGTACGCGTTCAAACCTCGGTGTCTTTCGTTTGCAACGCGATTGTTTGAAATATAAGCCTGATCTTGTCTTTTTGGACTTCTCGGCGAACGATAATATTTACAGTGATGACCCTGAGACGCTTGCGGCATACGAATCATTGGTGCGCAGGATTATAACTGAGGGTAAGGCTGCCCTTGTACAGGTTATCTTTCCTTTCCCATGGGATTATAACCCCGGGCGTACTCTCGAGAAGATGAGAGGGCGAACGGCTCACCTTAAAATAGCCGAGGCTTATCACGTACCAGTCGGAGATGCGGTCCTTCACATCAAAAAGTTGGTTGACACAGATAGAAATACTATTGATAAAATTTGGGAATATTATACTGATCTTAGTAATGGTCATCCGGGCGATTACGGCTATCAAGTTTTTGCTGACGTAGCTTGGCAAGCATTCCAAAAAGGTATCAGCGAAAACATGACTTGCACCCCACCGGCAAAGATGCTGAATAAAGACATTTATATGACTTGGTCGCGCAATCGCCTCTCGCAACTCAGAGCGCTTCCAAAAGGTTGGAAAGTCACGTACCCATCCATTACTTCTGCCTGGTATGATGCTTATATGCCACGCTGGCTCGATGATGTTGTCTCGGCAAAAAATATGGATGTAAAGAAAGACAAGAAGACCAAAGAAACAATCACAAACAAATTATTGGTTGAGCCTTTAATCGTAAAATTCAAAGCTGAAAGTGTTTTGATTTTTGGAGAAGAAACCATAAAATCTGGAAAATATGAGGCTTTTGTTGATGGTAAACCTTGCACATGGAGTCGTAAGAAAAAAACGATATTTGATGCCTCCTCAAAACGTTTCGGAGGCAACTGTCAGCATTATCAATTATTAATGACTGATCTTGATCCCAATACGATTCATACTTTGGAAATAAGACCAATTTTGAGCAAGGATGAAGCACAGGAACTGCGCATTGAAAGTATCTGTCTTGCCGGTGGTGAGGCAGGGGTCCTTGAAAGATGA